A part of Pararoseomonas sp. SCSIO 73927 genomic DNA contains:
- the hisI gene encoding phosphoribosyl-AMP cyclohydrolase: protein MTTPPNRAPERPAALPAWNPPSPEARSRFLAALKPDSNGLVAAIAQVHGTGEVLMLAWMNGEAVEETLRTGRVTYYSRSRKGLWRKGETSGQVQHLIDLRLDCDGDALLATVHQDGVACHTGRRSCFSWGLQGEEVRPLEPVRADPEALYGRPG from the coding sequence ATGACCACGCCGCCCAACCGCGCGCCCGAGCGCCCCGCCGCACTTCCCGCCTGGAACCCGCCCTCCCCGGAGGCCCGGTCCCGCTTCCTTGCCGCCCTGAAGCCCGATTCGAACGGCCTCGTCGCCGCGATCGCCCAGGTCCATGGCACGGGCGAGGTGCTGATGCTCGCCTGGATGAACGGCGAGGCGGTGGAGGAGACCCTGCGGACGGGCCGCGTCACCTACTACAGCCGTTCCCGCAAGGGGCTGTGGCGGAAGGGCGAGACCTCCGGCCAGGTGCAGCACCTGATCGACCTGCGGCTGGACTGCGACGGCGACGCGCTGCTCGCCACGGTCCACCAGGACGGCGTGGCCTGCCACACCGGCCGCCGCTCCTGCTTCTCCTGGGGATTGCAGGGTGAGGAGGTCCGCCCGCTGGAACCTGTCCGCGCCGATCCCGAGGCCCTCTACGGCCGCCCCGGTTGA
- a CDS encoding Fur family transcriptional regulator yields MPHGEHDHHHAPSDPAGALREAEAACLRRGAQLTPLRRRVLEMVLEAPQPVGAYALLDRLRAERPGAAPPTVYRALDFLMAQGLIHRIERLNAFIPCTESAHAHGEEHPHQFLICRNCGRTEELSDDSVAAAVAAAARAAGFQPARATVEVEGTCEACAAA; encoded by the coding sequence ATGCCCCACGGCGAGCACGACCACCACCACGCCCCTTCGGACCCTGCCGGCGCCCTGCGCGAGGCGGAGGCGGCCTGCCTGCGCCGCGGCGCCCAGCTGACCCCGCTGCGGCGGCGGGTGCTGGAGATGGTGCTGGAGGCCCCGCAGCCCGTCGGCGCCTACGCGCTGCTGGACCGGCTGCGGGCGGAGCGGCCCGGCGCGGCGCCCCCCACCGTGTACCGGGCGCTGGACTTCCTGATGGCCCAGGGGCTGATCCACCGGATTGAGCGGCTGAACGCCTTCATTCCCTGCACCGAATCGGCGCACGCGCACGGCGAGGAGCACCCGCACCAGTTCCTCATTTGCCGGAACTGCGGTCGGACGGAGGAGCTGTCCGACGACAGCGTGGCGGCCGCGGTGGCGGCGGCCGCCCGGGCGGCGGGCTTCCAGCCCGCGCGGGCGACGGTGGAGGTGGAGGGCACCTGCGAGGCCTGCGCGGCCGCTTGA
- a CDS encoding aldo/keto reductase, producing the protein MHATRRTILALSGAGLAATALPRAAGAQQPAAGTLIRKPIPSSGEMIPVVGLGSARRYEEVKPGEDVAPLRDTFRRFQELGGTVVDTAPSYGQAEAIMGGLMDDLKIRPSLFVCTKVGVDNIEQGRAQIDASFRNLRTDRIDLIAVHNLRDITNELAYLRELKQGGRIRYVGATTSFDRQYEAFEAMMRREQLDSIQIDYALDNRNAAERIIPLARERGMAVFINLPFGRGSVFRATQGKPLPEWAAEIDVTSWAQFMLKYLVSHEGVTCAIPGMAQARYVDDNLKAAQGRMPDAAMRRRMEQYVDGL; encoded by the coding sequence ATGCATGCCACCCGCCGCACCATCCTTGCCCTTTCGGGCGCCGGCCTCGCCGCCACGGCCCTGCCCAGGGCGGCAGGGGCACAGCAGCCAGCCGCGGGCACCCTGATCCGCAAGCCCATTCCTTCCTCCGGCGAGATGATCCCGGTGGTCGGGCTCGGCTCCGCCCGGCGCTACGAGGAGGTGAAGCCGGGCGAGGACGTGGCGCCGCTGCGCGACACCTTCCGCCGCTTCCAGGAACTGGGCGGCACGGTGGTGGACACCGCTCCCTCCTACGGCCAGGCCGAGGCGATCATGGGCGGGCTGATGGATGACCTGAAGATTCGGCCCTCCCTCTTCGTCTGCACCAAGGTGGGGGTGGACAACATCGAGCAGGGGCGGGCGCAGATCGACGCCTCCTTCCGGAACCTGCGGACGGACCGGATCGATCTCATCGCCGTGCACAACCTGCGCGACATCACGAACGAGCTGGCCTACTTGCGGGAGCTGAAGCAGGGCGGGCGCATCCGCTACGTCGGCGCGACCACGAGCTTCGATCGGCAGTACGAGGCCTTCGAGGCGATGATGCGCCGGGAGCAGCTCGACTCCATCCAGATCGACTACGCGCTGGACAACCGCAACGCCGCGGAGCGGATCATCCCGCTGGCCCGGGAGCGCGGCATGGCCGTGTTCATCAACCTGCCCTTCGGCCGCGGCAGCGTGTTCCGCGCCACCCAGGGCAAGCCCCTGCCGGAATGGGCGGCGGAGATCGACGTGACGAGCTGGGCGCAGTTCATGCTGAAGTACCTCGTCAGCCACGAGGGCGTGACCTGCGCGATCCCCGGCATGGCCCAGGCCCGCTACGTGGACGACAACCTGAAGGCGGCGCAGGGCCGGATGCCGGATGCGGCGATGCGCCGGCGGATGGAGCAGTACGTCGATGGTCTCTGA
- a CDS encoding MFS transporter: protein MASEAAAPLRPEDRGWIGRLLVAGPGELLPVLMGFLLFFLVFASYFMLRPVRETFGIAGGVNNLQWLFLATFLATLVVLPVYGWLSNRVPRRRLLAVCYGASAVTLIGFGFVLLFDPEDVWAGRVFYVWLSVFNLFVISLAWSLMADVFQPEQAKRLFGQIAAGASLGGLAGPLLSTALVAPLGLAGLLFLSAAMLLGTLLCAAWLFRWRDRQGWTATPTGESADRAMRGSVIAGLTLVLRSPYLLGIALFVILLASVSTFLYFEQARLVRATFPSRVQQTQVFGTIDAVVQTLTILIQVFVTGRLTRRLGVGVLLTAVPLGMAVGFGALALAPTFGVLVAVMVLRRVGEYALVRPGREMLFTTVDAETKYKAKNAIDTVVYRGGDAVSSWIKTAVDAVSSSPVAAMVVGVAIAAGWAATGYALGRGAERGERASARPEQAAA from the coding sequence ATGGCCTCTGAGGCGGCCGCGCCCTTGCGCCCGGAGGATCGCGGTTGGATCGGACGGCTGCTCGTCGCCGGGCCGGGCGAGCTTCTCCCGGTCCTGATGGGCTTCCTGCTCTTCTTTCTTGTGTTTGCCAGCTACTTCATGCTCCGCCCGGTGCGGGAGACCTTCGGCATCGCCGGCGGCGTGAACAACCTGCAATGGCTGTTCCTCGCCACCTTCCTGGCGACGCTGGTGGTGCTGCCGGTCTACGGCTGGCTCAGCAACCGCGTTCCCCGCAGGCGGCTGCTGGCCGTGTGCTACGGCGCGTCGGCGGTGACCCTGATCGGCTTCGGCTTCGTGCTGCTGTTTGACCCGGAGGATGTCTGGGCCGGCCGGGTCTTCTACGTGTGGCTCTCCGTCTTCAACCTCTTCGTCATCTCGCTGGCGTGGAGCCTGATGGCGGACGTGTTCCAGCCGGAACAGGCGAAGCGACTGTTCGGGCAGATCGCCGCCGGGGCCAGCCTCGGCGGCCTCGCCGGGCCGCTGCTCAGCACGGCGCTGGTAGCGCCGCTGGGGTTGGCGGGGCTGCTGTTCCTCTCGGCGGCGATGCTGCTGGGCACTCTGCTCTGCGCCGCCTGGCTGTTCCGCTGGCGTGACCGGCAGGGCTGGACGGCGACGCCGACCGGAGAGAGCGCGGACCGGGCCATGCGCGGCAGCGTCATCGCCGGGCTGACGCTGGTGCTGCGCTCGCCCTACCTGCTGGGCATCGCGCTGTTCGTGATCCTGCTCGCCTCGGTTTCCACCTTCCTCTACTTCGAGCAGGCGCGGCTGGTTCGCGCCACCTTCCCCAGCCGGGTCCAGCAGACCCAGGTCTTCGGCACCATCGACGCGGTGGTGCAGACGCTGACGATCCTGATCCAGGTCTTCGTCACCGGGCGGCTGACGCGCCGGCTCGGCGTCGGCGTGCTGCTCACGGCGGTGCCGCTCGGCATGGCCGTCGGATTCGGCGCACTGGCGCTGGCACCGACCTTCGGCGTGCTGGTGGCGGTGATGGTGCTGCGCCGCGTCGGCGAGTACGCGCTGGTGCGGCCGGGGCGGGAGATGCTGTTCACCACCGTCGACGCCGAGACGAAGTACAAGGCGAAGAACGCCATCGACACCGTGGTCTACCGCGGCGGGGACGCGGTCAGCTCCTGGATCAAGACGGCGGTGGACGCGGTGTCGAGCAGCCCGGTCGCGGCGATGGTGGTGGGCGTCGCGATCGCGGCGGGCTGGGCCGCCACCGGCTACGCCCTGGGGCGCGGGGCCGAGCGCGGGGAGAGGGCGTCAGCGCGACCGGAGCAGGCCGCCGCCTGA
- the metC gene encoding cystathionine beta-lyase, which yields MAVNKDTGLGFSTRMSHHGRAGAREHGFVNPPVHRGSTVLFPDCGSRKSAAAQRYEQVLTYGTAGGPTHHMLEDMVAEIEGGTRALIVGTGLAACMVPLFAFLKAGDHCLVPDSVYGPVRNLADGLMRGFGIETTYYDPMVDEAGMAALIRPNTKVVYTESPGSHTFELQDIPAIARAAHAAGAKVLMDNTWGFHTFQPFEHGVDVSIQALTKYAGGHSDVLLGSVTVNSPEDWHAVKGAATQLGQFASPDDCWLCLRGIRTLPVRLKQQAENGLAVARWLEERPEVLRLLHPALPSHPQHALFQRDFSGTCSLFGVVLQPRYSDGDAEAVVDALKLFGIGASWGGYESLALPTAPSISRTVTNPRDFGGPIIRLHIGLEDTEDLIADLAGAMDRLPR from the coding sequence ATGGCCGTTAATAAGGATACCGGCCTCGGCTTCTCCACCCGCATGTCCCATCACGGGCGCGCGGGGGCCAGGGAGCACGGCTTCGTCAACCCGCCCGTCCACCGCGGCTCCACCGTGCTCTTCCCGGATTGCGGGTCCCGCAAGTCCGCGGCGGCGCAGCGCTACGAGCAGGTGCTGACCTACGGCACCGCCGGCGGCCCCACGCACCACATGCTGGAGGACATGGTAGCGGAGATCGAGGGCGGCACCCGCGCCCTCATCGTCGGCACCGGCCTCGCGGCCTGCATGGTCCCGCTCTTCGCGTTCCTGAAGGCCGGCGATCACTGCCTCGTCCCCGACAGCGTCTACGGCCCGGTCCGCAACTTGGCGGATGGGTTGATGCGCGGCTTCGGGATCGAGACCACGTACTACGACCCGATGGTGGACGAGGCCGGCATGGCCGCGCTCATCCGTCCCAACACGAAGGTGGTCTATACCGAGAGCCCGGGTAGCCACACGTTCGAGCTGCAGGACATCCCAGCCATCGCGCGCGCCGCTCACGCGGCAGGCGCGAAGGTGCTGATGGACAACACCTGGGGCTTCCACACCTTTCAGCCCTTCGAGCACGGCGTGGACGTCTCCATCCAGGCCCTCACCAAGTACGCCGGCGGCCACTCGGACGTGCTGCTGGGGAGCGTGACGGTGAACAGCCCCGAGGACTGGCACGCCGTGAAGGGCGCGGCGACCCAGCTCGGCCAGTTCGCCAGCCCCGATGATTGCTGGCTCTGTCTCCGCGGCATCCGCACCCTTCCGGTGCGCCTCAAGCAGCAGGCGGAGAACGGGCTGGCGGTGGCGCGCTGGCTGGAGGAGCGGCCGGAGGTGCTGCGCCTGCTGCACCCCGCCCTGCCCTCCCACCCGCAGCACGCGCTGTTCCAGCGAGACTTCTCCGGCACCTGCTCGCTCTTCGGCGTGGTCCTTCAGCCCCGCTACTCGGACGGGGATGCGGAGGCGGTGGTGGACGCGCTGAAGCTCTTCGGGATCGGCGCCTCCTGGGGCGGCTACGAGAGCCTCGCCCTGCCCACCGCGCCCTCCATCAGCCGAACGGTGACGAACCCCCGGGACTTCGGCGGCCCCATCATCCGCCTGCATATCGGGCTGGAGGACACCGAAGATCTGATCGCGGACCTTGCCGGCGCGATGGACCGGCTGCCGCGCTGA
- a CDS encoding sulfurtransferase — MTTEAKNTLVSTDWLAGELGKPDLVVLDCSLVLPGEPGDKKAAFAEAHIPGARLFDIDLFADPDSTLPHMVPTPARFAKLAGDLGISNDSRVVFYDGAHGLRSAARGWWLMRLMGHENAFVLDGGLPKWKREGRPVESGEAAPAPGATFVPDFRADRLRGIGDIKRIVRQGGGEALIIDARAAARFQGTAPEPRPGLVAGHIPGAANIPFTELLAEDGTMLPPEQLLARFEKAGVEREQPVILSCGSGVTAAVLALGLVQAGLPEGSVYDGSWTEWGLRPETPKVTPGAGKASA; from the coding sequence GTGACGACCGAAGCGAAGAACACCCTGGTTTCCACGGACTGGCTGGCCGGGGAGCTCGGCAAGCCGGACCTCGTCGTCCTGGACTGCTCCCTGGTCCTGCCCGGCGAACCCGGCGACAAGAAGGCCGCCTTCGCGGAGGCGCACATCCCCGGCGCGCGGCTGTTCGACATCGACCTCTTCGCCGATCCCGACAGCACCCTGCCGCACATGGTGCCCACCCCCGCGCGCTTCGCGAAGCTGGCGGGCGACCTCGGCATCTCGAACGACAGCCGCGTGGTGTTCTACGACGGGGCGCACGGGCTGCGTTCCGCCGCCCGCGGCTGGTGGCTGATGCGCCTCATGGGCCATGAGAACGCCTTCGTCCTCGATGGCGGCCTGCCGAAGTGGAAGCGGGAAGGCCGCCCGGTGGAGTCCGGCGAGGCCGCCCCTGCCCCCGGCGCCACCTTCGTCCCGGATTTCCGCGCCGATCGCCTGCGCGGCATCGGCGACATCAAGCGGATCGTCCGCCAGGGCGGCGGCGAAGCCCTCATCATCGACGCCCGCGCCGCTGCGCGCTTCCAGGGCACCGCGCCGGAGCCGCGCCCCGGCCTCGTCGCCGGCCACATCCCCGGCGCCGCGAACATCCCCTTCACCGAACTGCTCGCGGAGGACGGCACGATGCTGCCGCCCGAACAGCTCCTCGCCCGCTTCGAGAAGGCAGGGGTGGAGCGGGAGCAGCCCGTGATCCTCTCCTGCGGATCCGGCGTCACCGCCGCCGTCCTCGCCCTCGGCCTCGTCCAGGCCGGCCTGCCCGAGGGATCCGTCTATGACGGCTCCTGGACCGAGTGGGGGCTACGGCCGGAGACGCCGAAGGTGACGCCCGGCGCTGGAAAGGCTTCCGCCTGA
- a CDS encoding alanyl-tRNA editing protein, which produces MPTEALFRHDAYAAENPATVLESSEAGVILDASVFYPRAGGQPGDTGTLVWEGGEMGVADTVKGPDGSALHVPAPGAPVPPAGTKVTARLDWNRRHRHMRMHTTLHLLCAAMPGIYATGNQIGADKSRLDFDLPEPPTKEWVTERLNALIAGDHEIGERWITEAELDANPGLVRTLSVQPPRGAGQVRLVRIGAEDAPVDLQPCGGTHVRRTGEIGRVEVTKMESKGKQNRRIHIVLAEDEK; this is translated from the coding sequence ATGCCCACAGAAGCCCTGTTCCGGCACGATGCCTACGCGGCGGAGAACCCGGCCACCGTGCTGGAGAGCTCCGAGGCCGGGGTGATCCTCGATGCCAGCGTCTTCTACCCCCGCGCCGGCGGCCAGCCCGGCGACACCGGCACCCTGGTATGGGAGGGCGGCGAGATGGGGGTGGCTGACACGGTGAAGGGCCCGGACGGCTCCGCCCTGCACGTGCCGGCCCCCGGCGCCCCGGTCCCGCCCGCCGGCACCAAGGTAACCGCGCGCCTCGACTGGAACCGCCGCCACCGCCACATGCGGATGCACACCACGCTCCACCTCCTCTGCGCGGCCATGCCCGGCATCTACGCCACCGGCAACCAGATCGGCGCCGACAAGTCCCGCCTGGACTTCGACCTGCCCGAGCCCCCGACGAAGGAGTGGGTGACGGAGCGGCTGAACGCGCTGATCGCCGGCGACCACGAGATCGGGGAGCGCTGGATCACGGAGGCCGAGCTGGACGCGAATCCCGGCCTCGTCCGCACCCTCTCCGTCCAGCCCCCGCGCGGCGCGGGCCAGGTCCGGCTGGTGCGGATCGGCGCGGAGGACGCGCCGGTGGACCTCCAGCCCTGCGGCGGCACCCATGTCCGCCGCACCGGCGAGATCGGCCGGGTGGAGGTGACGAAGATGGAAAGCAAGGGCAAGCAGAACCGGCGCATCCACATCGTGCTGGCGGAGGACGAGAAGTGA
- a CDS encoding NUDIX domain-containing protein yields the protein MTETDGSTVPERPPERPKTAPPLPPHPLYQPESDEVVWNGRFPLQRVRFRYRRRDGTLSGPLTWELARRGEATMILPWDPATDRIALIEQFRLPALAAGEEPRMMELPAGLVEPGESVPDTARRELEEEAGLRPTRMKPMGTFMLHQGYADERVHFHLAAVSLEAGPAATRGLASEEEETAVLVVPAAEAFTMVAENRIRNAPTALALLWLQVNHARLRDEWTR from the coding sequence ATGACCGAGACCGACGGCTCGACCGTTCCCGAACGGCCCCCTGAACGGCCCAAAACGGCCCCGCCCCTGCCGCCCCACCCGCTCTATCAGCCCGAATCGGACGAGGTGGTCTGGAACGGCCGCTTCCCCCTGCAGCGCGTGCGCTTCCGCTACCGCCGCCGCGACGGAACCCTCTCCGGCCCCCTCACCTGGGAACTGGCGCGGCGCGGCGAGGCCACGATGATCCTGCCCTGGGACCCCGCCACCGACCGCATCGCCCTGATCGAGCAGTTCCGCCTCCCCGCCCTGGCCGCCGGGGAGGAGCCGCGCATGATGGAGCTGCCCGCCGGCCTCGTGGAGCCGGGCGAGAGCGTGCCCGACACCGCCCGGCGCGAGCTGGAGGAGGAGGCCGGCCTCCGCCCCACCCGCATGAAGCCGATGGGCACCTTCATGCTCCACCAGGGCTACGCGGATGAGCGGGTGCACTTCCACCTCGCCGCCGTCTCGCTGGAAGCGGGCCCCGCCGCCACGCGCGGCCTGGCGAGCGAGGAGGAGGAGACGGCGGTGCTGGTAGTGCCCGCCGCCGAGGCCTTCACCATGGTCGCGGAGAACCGCATCCGCAACGCCCCCACCGCCCTGGCCCTCCTCTGGCTCCAGGTGAACCACGCGCGGCTGCGCGACGAATGGACCCGCTGA
- a CDS encoding DMT family transporter — protein MRAVRLRAILYVTGSAGFFALAAAAIKALQGGVPLAETVFFRNALTLPFLLALAHWTAPGGLRRAFRTRHPRRHLERLVGGLTGMFGSFYGYVHLPLATVTALNFTMPLFLILLSVLLLRERVGAGRVAVILVGFLGVLLMVQPGGGGGLHPGAVAAVLAGALGWAYAMVSIRMMGEAGEAGITIVLWFAIGAAIVSGLMAIPDWVAPTAWQWGMLLVVGLLSVVAQLLMTAAYRAAETTLLAPFEYSAILWTTALGLLLWSEVPDGWDLAGFALLVGAGLAIWRMELAGKG, from the coding sequence GTGCGCGCCGTGCGGCTGCGGGCGATCCTCTACGTCACGGGCTCGGCCGGGTTCTTCGCGCTCGCGGCGGCGGCGATCAAGGCGCTGCAGGGCGGCGTCCCGCTGGCGGAGACGGTGTTCTTTCGGAACGCGCTGACCCTGCCCTTCCTGCTGGCGCTGGCCCACTGGACCGCGCCGGGCGGGCTGCGGCGGGCCTTCCGCACCCGCCACCCGCGCCGGCACCTGGAACGCTTGGTGGGCGGGCTGACCGGGATGTTCGGCTCCTTCTACGGCTACGTGCACCTTCCGCTGGCCACCGTGACGGCGCTGAACTTCACCATGCCCCTGTTCCTGATCCTGCTTTCCGTGCTGCTGCTGCGGGAAAGGGTGGGGGCGGGGCGGGTGGCGGTGATCCTCGTCGGCTTCCTCGGGGTGCTGCTCATGGTGCAGCCCGGCGGCGGGGGCGGGCTGCACCCCGGCGCGGTGGCGGCGGTCCTGGCAGGGGCGCTGGGCTGGGCCTACGCCATGGTCTCCATCCGGATGATGGGGGAGGCGGGGGAGGCGGGGATCACCATCGTGCTCTGGTTCGCGATCGGCGCCGCGATCGTCTCCGGCCTGATGGCAATCCCGGACTGGGTCGCGCCGACGGCTTGGCAGTGGGGGATGCTGCTGGTGGTGGGCCTGCTCTCGGTCGTGGCCCAGCTCCTCATGACGGCGGCCTATCGCGCGGCGGAGACGACTCTCCTTGCGCCCTTCGAGTACTCCGCGATCCTCTGGACGACGGCGCTCGGCCTGCTTCTCTGGAGCGAGGTGCCGGACGGGTGGGACCTGGCCGGCTTCGCGCTGCTGGTCGGGGCGGGGCTGGCGATCTGGCGCATGGAGCTGGCCGGAAAGGGGTGA
- the parA gene encoding ParA family partition ATPase has protein sequence MAFVVAVAQRKGGAGKSTVAANLAVALAEGGARVALADTDPQATLARWHGLRPKGAAPLAFESGAGWRVPQAVARLGKEADFLILDTPPHADTDSRLAMRAANLVLIPLQPSMPDVWAMEATLEVAAAEGRAVALMLNRVPAQGRAAQEVAAALAERKLPLLPAPFGNRTAFAAAFAEGLGVVESAPRGQAAAEARALAEAIRREAA, from the coding sequence ATGGCCTTCGTGGTGGCAGTGGCGCAGCGCAAGGGCGGGGCCGGCAAGTCCACCGTCGCGGCCAACCTGGCTGTGGCCCTGGCGGAGGGCGGCGCCCGCGTGGCCCTGGCCGACACGGACCCGCAGGCCACCCTCGCCCGCTGGCACGGGCTACGGCCGAAGGGCGCGGCACCCCTTGCCTTCGAGAGCGGCGCCGGCTGGCGCGTGCCCCAGGCCGTGGCCCGGCTGGGGAAGGAGGCGGACTTCCTCATCCTCGACACCCCGCCCCACGCGGACACGGACAGCCGCCTGGCCATGCGCGCCGCGAACCTCGTCCTCATCCCCCTGCAGCCCTCCATGCCCGATGTCTGGGCCATGGAGGCCACGCTGGAGGTGGCCGCGGCGGAGGGCCGGGCCGTCGCGCTGATGCTCAACCGCGTCCCCGCCCAGGGCCGGGCGGCGCAGGAGGTGGCTGCCGCGCTGGCCGAGCGGAAGCTGCCCCTCCTCCCCGCCCCTTTCGGCAACCGCACCGCCTTCGCCGCCGCCTTCGCGGAGGGGCTGGGCGTGGTGGAATCCGCGCCCCGCGGCCAGGCGGCGGCCGAGGCGCGGGCGCTGGCGGAGGCGATCCGGCGGGAGGCCGCATAG
- a CDS encoding SMI1/KNR4 family protein, with protein sequence MRVAIRPHPVLPSTAELEAFEAELGFRLPDDYRAFLLTLNGGPPLPPAGARPGEAVLGFPAEASPPLPEDQGWIAPGGFWDVALFHGLSRAPGEYGDLREIVPVMRDWGHPAALLPFASQEGNAKYFLCLEAPGRGEVLVPGEAWLEARDAGRPPTAAVYHRLAGSFSEVLDGLEWRDA encoded by the coding sequence ATGCGCGTTGCGATCCGGCCCCACCCCGTTCTGCCGAGCACGGCGGAGCTGGAGGCCTTCGAGGCGGAACTCGGCTTCCGCCTGCCAGATGACTACCGGGCCTTCCTCCTGACCTTGAATGGTGGGCCTCCCCTCCCTCCGGCGGGGGCGCGGCCGGGCGAGGCGGTGCTCGGATTCCCGGCCGAGGCCTCCCCTCCGCTGCCCGAAGACCAGGGATGGATCGCGCCCGGCGGCTTCTGGGACGTGGCCCTGTTCCACGGCCTGTCCCGCGCGCCGGGGGAGTATGGCGACCTGCGGGAGATCGTCCCGGTGATGCGGGACTGGGGCCATCCGGCCGCGCTGCTGCCCTTCGCGAGCCAGGAGGGGAACGCGAAGTACTTCCTGTGCCTGGAAGCCCCGGGGCGCGGGGAGGTCCTGGTCCCCGGCGAGGCCTGGCTGGAGGCGCGGGACGCGGGGCGGCCCCCGACGGCCGCCGTCTACCACCGGCTGGCCGGAAGCTTCAGCGAGGTGCTGGACGGGCTGGAGTGGCGGGATGCGTGA
- a CDS encoding NAD(P)H-hydrate dehydratase, whose product MRLPAPRRAEWPLELLTPAAMARADAASVVPVPALMLAAGRAVARAAMAGWRPCRTLVLAGPGNNGGDGYVAARLLAEAGWPVAVAALAAPRPDGPAAEAALRWRGPVVPLRPEEAARAGLVIDALLGAAPSRPLPGEAVAVLRAAGGRILAVDVPSGLDGGTGQPLGEVAGAALTVTFARLKPGHLLMPGRLLCGELRLADIGMPDAALRAGLAGEAGQCFRNAPGLWSLPVEDVAGHKYRRGHLVVAGGAMPGAARLAASAARRAGAGLVTLAATAPEAASAFRTGEPGVIVAGPPAEPLLEDGKRGTWVIGPGLAPDEVTRSLLRGALAAGRAVVADAGALGAFAGAPDGLRGVAALTPHEGEFARLFGPVGEDRLAAARGAAARLGAVVVLKGPDTVIAAPNGRAAINHNAPPSLATAGTGDVLAGILGGLLSAGMAPFEAACAAAWLQGEAAPEGPGVVAEDVVAGLPAALRAARAAAERGRG is encoded by the coding sequence ATGAGGCTTCCCGCCCCGCGCCGCGCCGAATGGCCGCTCGAGCTTCTCACCCCCGCCGCCATGGCGCGGGCGGACGCGGCCTCCGTCGTGCCGGTGCCGGCGCTGATGCTGGCGGCGGGGCGGGCCGTCGCGCGGGCCGCGATGGCAGGGTGGCGGCCCTGCCGCACCCTGGTTCTGGCAGGGCCGGGCAACAATGGCGGGGACGGCTACGTGGCGGCGCGGCTGCTGGCGGAGGCGGGGTGGCCCGTGGCGGTCGCGGCCCTGGCCGCGCCCCGGCCGGACGGGCCGGCGGCGGAGGCGGCGCTCCGCTGGCGGGGGCCGGTGGTGCCCCTCCGCCCGGAGGAGGCGGCGCGGGCGGGGCTGGTGATCGACGCGCTGCTCGGCGCCGCGCCCTCCCGCCCTCTCCCCGGGGAGGCGGTGGCGGTGCTCCGCGCGGCGGGCGGGCGGATCCTGGCCGTGGACGTGCCGAGCGGGCTGGACGGCGGCACGGGGCAGCCGCTGGGGGAGGTGGCGGGAGCGGCCCTGACCGTGACCTTCGCCCGGCTGAAGCCGGGGCACCTGTTGATGCCCGGACGCCTACTCTGCGGGGAGCTGCGCCTGGCCGATATCGGGATGCCGGACGCAGCGCTGAGGGCGGGGCTGGCGGGGGAGGCGGGGCAGTGCTTCCGGAACGCCCCCGGTCTCTGGAGCCTGCCGGTTGAGGACGTGGCCGGCCACAAGTACCGGCGCGGGCACCTGGTGGTGGCGGGCGGCGCGATGCCCGGGGCGGCGCGGCTGGCCGCATCGGCCGCGCGCCGGGCCGGGGCGGGGCTGGTGACCCTGGCCGCGACCGCGCCGGAGGCGGCATCGGCCTTCCGGACCGGGGAGCCTGGGGTGATCGTGGCCGGGCCGCCGGCGGAGCCCCTGCTGGAGGACGGGAAGCGCGGCACCTGGGTCATCGGGCCCGGACTGGCGCCGGACGAGGTGACGCGCTCCCTTCTCCGCGGCGCGCTCGCGGCCGGGCGGGCGGTGGTGGCGGATGCTGGGGCGCTCGGCGCCTTCGCGGGGGCGCCGGACGGGCTGCGGGGCGTGGCGGCGCTGACGCCGCACGAAGGGGAGTTCGCCCGGCTCTTTGGGCCTGTGGGGGAGGACCGGCTGGCGGCGGCGCGGGGCGCGGCCGCGCGGCTGGGGGCCGTGGTGGTGCTGAAGGGGCCGGACACGGTGATCGCGGCGCCGAACGGGCGGGCCGCGATTAATCACAACGCCCCGCCGAGCCTGGCCACCGCCGGGACGGGCGACGTGCTGGCGGGGATCCTGGGCGGGCTGCTCTCCGCGGGGATGGCGCCCTTCGAGGCGGCGTGCGCCGCGGCCTGGCTGCAGGGCGAGGCGGCGCCGGAGGGGCCGGGGGTGGTGGCGGAGGACGTGGTGGCCGGCCTGCCGGCCGCCCTGCGCGCGGCCAGGGCGGCGGCGGAGCGGGGAAGGGGATGA